A window of bacterium genomic DNA:
CGCGCGGCGAGGCCCGACGCCGCGGCCTCGCCTGGCTCGAGCGGCTCGGCCTCGCCGATCGCGCGCAGAGCAAGGTCGAGGATCTCTCCAAGGGCATGCAGCAGAAGATCCAGTTCGCGGGCACCCTGCTCCACGAGCCGGAGCTCGTCCTGCTCGACGAGCCGTTCAGCGGCCTCGACCCGCTCAACGTCGACGCCTTCAAGGCCATCCTGCTCGAGCTGCGCACGCGGGGCGTCACGCTGATCTTCTCGACACACATGATGGAGCAGGCCGAGCAGCTCTGCGACGAGATCGCGCTCATCGACAGCGGGCGCCTCGTGCTCTCGGGCACCCTGGCTGAGCTGCGCGCGGGCTACGGCCGCAGCAATCTGCGCGTGCGCTTCGCCGGCGACGGCGGCGTGCTGCGCAGCGACCCGCGCGTGGCCAGCTACAGCGAGCCCAAGCCCGGCCTCGCCGAGCTGCGCCTGACCGATGCCGACCAGGTGAGCGCCGTGCTGCGCGACTGGAGCGCCCGCCTGGCCATCGACCACTTCGAGGTGATGGTGCCCAGCCTGCACAATATCTTCATCCACACGGTTACTGCGGGGGCGGGGGCGGGGGCGCGCCAGGAAGGGGGAGCGGCATGGACAAGGTGATGACCGTCTTCATCCGCGAGTACCTGGAGCGCGTGCGGCGGAAATCCTTCGTCATCGGGTTGATCCTGGTGCCGCTCTTCATGAGCGCGGTGATCGTGCTGCCGCTCTGGCTGAGCCGGGTCGAGGAGGAGAAGTCGAGCCGCGGGCTGGTCCTCGACGCCTCCGGGCTCATCAAGAGCGCTCTCGAGACGGCGCTCGCCGCGGACACCCTGGCCACGGGCGAGCCTCGCTACCGCTTCCTCGACGCCGAACTGGGCGACGCGCCCTTCCTGAGCGGCGCCGCGCAGGACTCGGCGCTCAATGCCCTGCTCGACGCCGAGGCCATCGACTGGGTGCTGCGGATTCCCGCCGACGTGCTCGAGCACGGCCGCTGCGAGTACCACGGCCGGGTGGTCAGCAACTTCACCCAGCTCGAGGCGCTGCAGGCCAAGCTGACCGAGCTGCTCCGCGGCGAGCGCCTGCGGCGACTGGCGCTCGATCCGGCGCTGCTCTCGGAGCTGTCCCTGCGCGCCGATCTGCGCACGATCCAGCACAAGGGCGAGGTGACCAGCGAGGCGGGCTTCGAGTCGCTCTACTTCGGCACGCTGACCTTGGTGATGATCCTCTACATGACGATCCTGGTCTTCGGTTCGATGATCCAGCGCAGCATCCTCGAGGACAAGAACCAGCACATCACCGAGGTCGTGCTCTCGAGCATGAGCGCGACGCAGTTCTTCACCGGCAAGATCCTCGGCATCGGCGCCGTCGGCCTCACGCAGTACCTGGCCTGGCTGGTGCTCGGCGCCGGGGCGGCGGCCTTCGGGCTGCTCAGCAGCGCGAACCTGCAGGCCCTGCCGGTGCTGCAGCCGAGCACGCTGGCCGCCTTCGTCACCTTCTACGTGCTGGGCTTCCTGCTCTACGCGGGGCTCTTCGCCGCTGTCGGCGCGATGAGCACGACCGACCAAGAGGCGCAGCAGCTGATGCAGCCTCTGGTCATGCTCCTCGTGCTGCCGCTCGTGATCATGATCTACATCTTCCAGAACCCGGACTCGGCGGTCTCGGTGGTGCTGAGCCTGATCCCCGTTTTCACGCCGCTGGTGATGTTCATGCGGATCAACATCAGTGCGCCGCCGCTCTGGCAGATCGCGCTCGGTTACGGGTTCCTCATCGTGTCCGTGGTGCTGGTCTTCATCATCTCGGCGCGCATCTTCCGCGTCGGCATCCTGATGACGGGCAAGAAGCTCAGCCTCGTCGAAGCCTGGCGCTGGGTGAGGCAGCCTTGACCTCAACGGCGCGCGCGGGCGACGCCGGGGCGGCACTGCGCGTCGGTCTCTTCCAGTTCGCTCCGCGCCTCGGCGATCGCGCGGCGAACCTGGCGACGATCGCCGCCGGCCTGGCGGCGATCGATGCGGAGCTCGTCGTGCTGCCGGAGCTGGCCACCTCGGGCTACGCGCTGCCCGATCGCGAGACGGCCCTGGCCCTGGCCGAGTCGCCCGCGGGCAGCCCCGGCCTGACGGCGCTGCAGGCGCTGGCGGAGTCGCGAGGGACGGCGCTGGCCGTCGGGCTGCCCCTGCGTGAGGGCGAGCGGCTCTACAACGCGGCGGCCCTCCTGCGGCCGGGCGAAGCACCGGTCTTCTACCGCAAGCTGCACCTCTTCGACCGCGAGGCGCTGCTCTTCGATCCCGGCGACCGGCCGCCGGCCGTGACGGCCGTGGGCGCCCTGCGCGTGGGCCTCATGATCTGCTTCGACTGGGTCTTCCCCGAGGTGGCCCGCTGCCTGGCCCTGGCCGGCGCGGACCTGATCGCGCATCCCTCCAATCTCGTGCTGCCGGGCCTCGCCCAGGGCGCGATGGCCACCCGCGCGATCGAGAACGGGGTCTTCGCGGCCACCGCCAATCGCGTCGGGGAGGAGGCCTTCCCCGACGGCGAGCGCCTGCGCTTCACGGGCGGCAGCCAGCTCCTCGATCCGCGCGGCCGGCCCTTGCTGGCCTTCTCGGCCGAGGAATCCCGCGGCGGCGCGGTGACCCTCGTCCCCGCCGAGGCTCGCAACAAGCGGCTGACGCCGCGCAATCATCTCCTCGCGGACCGGCGGCCGGCGCTCTACGCGGGCCTGCTCGGCGATGGGACGCCCGACCGTGCCGGCGACGCCTGACTCCCGGCAGGCGCGCGCCCTGGTGGACGCCCTGCGCCTGCACCTGGCGCCCGCCCCCACGCCGGTGGAGCCGGGTCTGATCGACGCGGCGGTCCTCGTGCCCCTGCTC
This region includes:
- a CDS encoding ABC transporter permease, which codes for MDKVMTVFIREYLERVRRKSFVIGLILVPLFMSAVIVLPLWLSRVEEEKSSRGLVLDASGLIKSALETALAADTLATGEPRYRFLDAELGDAPFLSGAAQDSALNALLDAEAIDWVLRIPADVLEHGRCEYHGRVVSNFTQLEALQAKLTELLRGERLRRLALDPALLSELSLRADLRTIQHKGEVTSEAGFESLYFGTLTLVMILYMTILVFGSMIQRSILEDKNQHITEVVLSSMSATQFFTGKILGIGAVGLTQYLAWLVLGAGAAAFGLLSSANLQALPVLQPSTLAAFVTFYVLGFLLYAGLFAAVGAMSTTDQEAQQLMQPLVMLLVLPLVIMIYIFQNPDSAVSVVLSLIPVFTPLVMFMRINISAPPLWQIALGYGFLIVSVVLVFIISARIFRVGILMTGKKLSLVEAWRWVRQP
- a CDS encoding ATP-binding cassette domain-containing protein; the protein is MIELQGVTKRYEKTVAVAGIDYRFRPGKLTGFLGPNGAGKSTTIRMIMNIIAPDSGRITAGGEPLSEAFRNRLGYLPEERGLYKKMKVLDHLVFSGGLKGLARGEARRRGLAWLERLGLADRAQSKVEDLSKGMQQKIQFAGTLLHEPELVLLDEPFSGLDPLNVDAFKAILLELRTRGVTLIFSTHMMEQAEQLCDEIALIDSGRLVLSGTLAELRAGYGRSNLRVRFAGDGGVLRSDPRVASYSEPKPGLAELRLTDADQVSAVLRDWSARLAIDHFEVMVPSLHNIFIHTVTAGAGAGARQEGGAAWTR